Proteins encoded in a region of the Haloarchaeobius salinus genome:
- a CDS encoding alanyl-tRNA editing protein, which produces MTGQLAASQPYTTRFETTVTGVDGREVRLETSYFYAESGGQPSDRGTVGDVPVVDVQHRHGEHVHTLAEEPAFDEGSAVLCEVDWTFRMYCMRAHTASHVLYGAARRLCDDLGYGGFGIDEEKVRVDLTTSSDVTDETLVELERLANMAVWESREVGWKSVPLSELRDDEFVAFNTKTEEGVFEGADEVRVVTVGEGDVVPGEPRERPWDVAACGGTHVRNTREIGPVTLLSRSNPGEGMTRVEFAVGERGIEHRAAEKRAVLDAGRELDAAPADLAEAATRLSGQVEALESELSSARRRLVESALAAADPFERDGATWLVATVEGVEANDCREPLQASAGRDADVVVAVGESGGTFVAVASGPEHDASAVVETVTADYGGGGGGSGSFAQGGGIDASPARVAEGLGGAGS; this is translated from the coding sequence ATGACAGGCCAACTCGCCGCGAGCCAGCCGTACACGACGCGCTTCGAGACCACGGTCACGGGCGTCGACGGGCGCGAGGTCCGACTGGAGACGAGCTACTTCTACGCCGAGAGCGGCGGCCAGCCGAGCGACCGGGGCACCGTGGGCGACGTGCCCGTGGTCGACGTCCAGCACCGACATGGCGAGCACGTGCACACGCTGGCCGAGGAGCCGGCCTTCGACGAGGGCTCGGCGGTGCTCTGCGAGGTCGACTGGACGTTCCGGATGTACTGCATGCGGGCACACACGGCGAGCCACGTACTGTACGGGGCCGCGCGGCGGCTCTGTGACGACCTGGGCTACGGCGGGTTCGGCATCGACGAGGAGAAGGTCCGGGTCGACCTGACCACGTCGAGCGACGTGACCGACGAGACGCTGGTCGAACTGGAGCGGCTGGCGAACATGGCGGTGTGGGAGTCCCGCGAGGTCGGCTGGAAGTCGGTCCCGCTGTCGGAGCTGCGCGACGACGAGTTCGTCGCGTTCAACACGAAGACCGAGGAGGGCGTCTTCGAGGGGGCCGACGAGGTGCGCGTCGTGACCGTCGGCGAGGGCGACGTGGTGCCGGGCGAGCCGCGGGAGCGCCCGTGGGACGTGGCTGCCTGCGGTGGCACCCACGTCCGGAACACGCGCGAGATCGGCCCGGTCACGCTGCTCTCGCGGTCGAACCCCGGTGAGGGGATGACCCGGGTCGAGTTCGCGGTGGGAGAACGCGGCATCGAGCACCGGGCGGCCGAGAAGCGGGCGGTGCTCGACGCGGGCCGGGAACTCGACGCCGCACCGGCGGACCTCGCCGAGGCGGCGACGCGGCTCTCCGGGCAGGTCGAGGCGCTGGAGTCCGAGCTCTCGTCGGCGCGGCGGCGTCTGGTGGAGTCGGCGCTGGCGGCGGCCGACCCGTTCGAGCGCGACGGAGCGACGTGGCTGGTCGCGACGGTCGAGGGCGTCGAGGCGAACGACTGCCGTGAACCGCTCCAGGCGTCAGCGGGGCGGGATGCGGACGTCGTGGTGGCGGTCGGCGAGTCGGGCGGAACCTTCGTCGCGGTCGCGTCGGGACCGGAGCACGACGCCTCGGCCGTCGTGGAGACCGTGACAGCCGACTACGGCGGCGGCGGTGGCGGCAGCGGGTCGTTCGCGCAGGGTGGCGGTATCGACGCCTCGCCAGCGAGGGTGGCCGAGGGGCTCGGCGGCGCGGGTTCCTGA
- a CDS encoding helix-turn-helix transcriptional regulator encodes MVGPTERVEFVCGSRSRQEVLIALASEPRERQAVVASTAASESAVYDALNRLSDRGFCYEREDGRVALTGTGRAVADLLERVGTVESVVEEARPYFDEHDLGVLPEPDRRELHQLAGCEVVDSPETDPFRAARRVRTAIADADDISVLAPVYDDRFADALLEGDPDAVRLVLDPEILELPPEDDPNGDEPPPFAELVDIRVVPVEFAMTVTESGVYLSLPRLDGTYDPQTELVRESDDAADWGATVFERIWERAMPVEALLED; translated from the coding sequence ATGGTCGGTCCGACCGAACGCGTCGAGTTCGTCTGTGGCTCGCGCTCCCGACAGGAGGTGCTCATCGCACTCGCGAGCGAGCCCCGGGAGCGACAGGCGGTCGTTGCCTCGACCGCGGCCAGCGAGTCGGCCGTGTACGACGCGCTGAACCGGCTGTCGGACCGCGGCTTCTGCTACGAGCGCGAGGACGGCCGGGTGGCGCTTACGGGGACCGGACGGGCCGTCGCGGACCTGCTGGAGCGTGTCGGCACCGTCGAATCGGTCGTCGAGGAGGCTCGCCCCTACTTCGACGAGCACGACCTCGGCGTCCTGCCCGAACCCGACCGACGCGAGCTGCACCAGCTCGCCGGCTGTGAGGTCGTCGACTCCCCCGAGACGGACCCGTTCCGGGCGGCGCGTCGGGTCCGCACGGCCATCGCGGACGCCGACGATATCTCCGTGCTCGCACCCGTCTACGACGACCGCTTCGCCGACGCACTGCTGGAGGGCGACCCCGACGCCGTCCGTCTGGTGCTCGACCCCGAGATACTGGAGCTCCCACCGGAGGACGACCCGAACGGCGACGAGCCCCCGCCGTTCGCGGAACTGGTGGATATCCGGGTCGTCCCGGTCGAGTTCGCCATGACCGTCACCGAGTCCGGGGTGTACCTCTCGCTCCCACGACTGGACGGCACGTACGACCCCCAGACCGAACTCGTCAGGGAGTCCGACGACGCCGCGGACTGGGGGGCGACGGTGTTCGAACGGATCTGGGAGCGGGCGATGCCGGTCGAGGCGCTCCTCGAGGACTGA
- a CDS encoding metal-dependent hydrolase: MELTWYGHSTFGVTVGETELLIDPFFDNPKTDTDPEELDPDYVLLTHGHADHVGDVDRYEGTALVATPEVVEYCRDEFGDYEAVGGMGMNIGGTVECGDAYVTMHRADHTNGMETGYGTSGGMPAGFIISDTKPTQVSDEESETFYHAGDTGLMTEMRDVIAPYLEPDAAAVPIGDHFTMGPWQAAIAVDWLDVDYALPIHYDTFPPIEQDPDDFAREVRATGTDAEVVVLEGDESWNLSENLLD, from the coding sequence ATGGAACTCACCTGGTACGGACACTCGACGTTCGGTGTGACGGTCGGCGAGACGGAGCTGCTCATCGACCCCTTCTTCGACAACCCGAAGACCGACACCGACCCGGAGGAGCTCGATCCGGACTACGTCCTGCTCACACACGGGCACGCCGACCACGTCGGCGACGTGGACCGTTACGAGGGGACGGCGCTCGTGGCGACGCCCGAGGTCGTGGAGTACTGCCGGGACGAGTTCGGCGACTACGAGGCCGTCGGCGGCATGGGGATGAACATCGGCGGCACCGTCGAGTGCGGCGACGCCTACGTCACGATGCACCGCGCAGACCACACCAACGGGATGGAGACCGGCTACGGCACCTCCGGCGGGATGCCGGCCGGCTTCATCATCTCCGATACGAAGCCCACGCAGGTCTCCGACGAGGAGAGCGAGACGTTCTACCACGCGGGCGACACCGGGCTGATGACCGAGATGCGCGACGTCATCGCGCCGTACCTCGAACCCGACGCCGCCGCGGTGCCCATCGGCGACCACTTCACGATGGGCCCGTGGCAGGCCGCAATCGCCGTCGACTGGCTCGACGTGGACTACGCGCTGCCCATCCACTACGACACGTTCCCGCCCATCGAGCAGGACCCCGACGACTTCGCCCGCGAGGTGCGCGCGACCGGAACCGACGCCGAGGTCGTCGTCCTGGAGGGTGACGAGAGCTGGAACCTGAGCGAGAACCTGCTCGACTGA
- a CDS encoding DUF7521 family protein, translated as MGLRLVLFALALGLTFISFQAYNQKGGKRLESAFIGFAFISMGVALTTISTQITRQATAETATYFQVAETIPFIVGFSMLYLSLYR; from the coding sequence ATGGGGCTTCGCCTCGTGCTCTTCGCGCTGGCGCTCGGGCTGACGTTCATCAGCTTCCAGGCGTACAACCAGAAGGGTGGCAAGCGACTGGAGTCGGCGTTCATCGGCTTCGCGTTCATCAGCATGGGCGTCGCACTGACGACCATCAGCACGCAGATTACCCGCCAGGCCACCGCAGAGACCGCGACGTACTTTCAGGTCGCGGAGACGATCCCGTTCATCGTCGGGTTCAGCATGCTCTACCTGTCGCTCTATCGCTGA
- a CDS encoding DHH family phosphoesterase — MGNCIICGASVDGHICSSHEEDVVFTFEGNRANQLKPGRYYEGSVDGFAEFGVFVDIGTSVTGLLHRSELDRRLDSLDWDSGDAVYVQVTDIRDNGNVDLGWSIRQRESDFRGKLIQTPEGDELPEEPEEPDEPDEPDEPDEPDEPDVEETEPVTAGGNAAAKQQVRTPDEGDATPATTESDATEEAPSEGEAEGSDETVDAVEETADTDDDGTDAATADETADTDDDAAEPGEQSQLARSTVDNVSELIGQVVRIEGEIVSIRQTSGPTVFEIRDETGVVEAAAFEEAGVRAYPDVDVDDVVRLEGEVERHHDEVQLETEVLTTLEAEDATAVSERMDAALDEQADPGSVDLLADHDAVAAVAGEIRDVATEIRRAVIQGRPVVVRHTATADGYVAGAAIERAVLPLVEAEHERQDAQYHFCERRPLDDTVYGMDAATDDVTDMLDARERHGEQLPLVVLVDLGSTLESREGYELLDVYGAECLVVDSGYPDEEVVDDLGGIVDPHLAGDVTDVTTTALAANVAAHVNDDVRDDLAHLPAVSYWQDTPTAYTDLASDAGYTAEETAELREAVGLEAFYQSYKDKRELITDILFEAADGLAGHVSEQFRTKLDREVETAQRNLSRRTAAGVDFAVLDADAFSNRFDFPPTELLLDALHREEGAETDAELVTLGLDEDELHVRSTSPIDVRDLGETVDAEVPEAGVSVVGGRDGHVEFLRGEREDVLNAAVTAIANSFA; from the coding sequence ATGGGTAACTGTATCATCTGTGGTGCCTCCGTCGACGGGCACATCTGTTCGAGCCACGAGGAGGACGTCGTCTTCACGTTCGAAGGCAACCGAGCCAACCAGCTGAAGCCCGGCCGCTACTACGAGGGGTCGGTCGACGGGTTCGCCGAGTTCGGCGTGTTCGTCGACATCGGTACCTCCGTCACCGGCCTGCTGCACCGAAGCGAACTCGACCGCCGACTGGACAGCCTCGACTGGGACTCCGGCGACGCCGTCTACGTGCAGGTCACCGACATCCGCGACAACGGCAACGTCGACCTCGGCTGGTCCATCCGCCAGCGCGAGTCCGACTTCCGGGGCAAGCTCATCCAGACCCCGGAGGGCGACGAGCTCCCCGAAGAGCCCGAAGAGCCCGACGAGCCCGACGAGCCCGACGAGCCCGACGAGCCCGACGAGCCCGACGTGGAGGAGACCGAACCGGTCACGGCCGGCGGGAACGCCGCCGCGAAGCAGCAGGTCCGGACCCCCGATGAGGGTGACGCGACCCCCGCGACGACCGAGTCGGACGCCACCGAGGAAGCGCCCTCAGAGGGCGAGGCCGAGGGTAGCGACGAGACGGTCGACGCAGTCGAGGAGACCGCCGACACCGACGACGACGGGACCGACGCCGCTACCGCCGACGAAACCGCCGACACCGACGACGACGCGGCCGAGCCCGGGGAACAGTCCCAGCTCGCACGCAGCACGGTCGACAACGTCTCGGAACTCATCGGACAGGTCGTCCGCATCGAGGGCGAGATCGTGAGCATCCGGCAGACGTCCGGCCCGACCGTCTTCGAGATCCGCGACGAGACCGGCGTCGTCGAGGCCGCCGCCTTCGAGGAGGCCGGCGTGCGCGCCTACCCCGACGTGGACGTCGACGACGTCGTCCGCCTCGAGGGCGAGGTCGAGCGCCACCACGACGAGGTCCAGCTCGAGACCGAGGTGCTGACCACGCTCGAGGCCGAGGACGCCACCGCGGTCTCCGAGCGCATGGACGCCGCGCTGGACGAGCAGGCCGACCCCGGGAGCGTCGACCTCCTCGCCGACCACGACGCCGTCGCCGCCGTCGCCGGCGAGATCCGCGACGTGGCGACCGAGATCCGCCGCGCGGTCATCCAGGGCCGCCCCGTCGTCGTCCGCCACACCGCCACCGCCGACGGCTACGTCGCCGGTGCCGCCATCGAGCGCGCCGTCCTGCCCCTCGTCGAGGCGGAGCACGAGCGCCAGGACGCCCAGTACCACTTCTGCGAGCGCCGCCCGCTCGACGACACCGTCTACGGCATGGACGCCGCGACCGACGACGTGACCGACATGCTCGACGCCCGCGAGCGCCACGGCGAGCAGCTCCCGCTCGTCGTCCTCGTCGACCTCGGCAGCACGCTCGAGTCCCGCGAGGGCTACGAGCTGCTCGACGTCTACGGTGCCGAGTGCCTCGTCGTCGACTCGGGCTACCCCGACGAGGAGGTCGTCGACGACCTCGGCGGCATCGTCGACCCGCACCTCGCGGGCGACGTGACCGACGTGACGACGACCGCCCTCGCCGCGAACGTCGCCGCCCACGTCAACGACGACGTGCGCGACGATCTCGCACACCTCCCCGCGGTGAGCTACTGGCAGGACACCCCCACGGCCTACACCGACCTCGCCAGCGATGCCGGCTACACCGCCGAGGAGACCGCCGAGCTCCGCGAGGCCGTCGGCCTGGAGGCGTTCTACCAGTCCTACAAGGACAAGCGCGAGCTCATCACGGACATCCTGTTCGAGGCGGCCGACGGGCTCGCCGGCCACGTGAGCGAGCAGTTCCGCACCAAGCTCGACCGCGAGGTCGAGACGGCCCAGCGGAACCTCTCGCGGCGCACCGCCGCCGGTGTCGACTTCGCGGTCCTCGACGCCGACGCGTTCAGCAACCGGTTCGACTTCCCGCCGACCGAGCTCCTCCTCGACGCGCTCCACCGCGAGGAGGGCGCTGAGACCGACGCGGAGCTCGTCACCCTCGGCCTCGACGAGGACGAACTCCACGTCCGGAGCACCAGCCCCATCGACGTGCGCGACCTCGGCGAGACGGTCGACGCCGAGGTCCCCGAGGCCGGCGTCAGCGTCGTCGGTGGCCGTGACGGGCACGTCGAGTTCCTCCGCGGCGAACGCGAGGACGTGCTGAACGCTGCCGTCACCGCGATCGCGAACTCGTTCGCCTGA
- a CDS encoding acyl-CoA dehydrogenase family protein, which yields MNLSSEQAAVRDVVREFAAEELRPVARECDAEQTFPEDVWDGLAELDLTGLTVPEEYGGYDADPVTYAIINEELAHGMLAVATALSVHGLATSCIDEFGSQDVHDEWLPEMVDGRPVGAFALSEPEAGSNPAEMSTTATREGDEFVLNGKKQWITNGSRAGVYVVFAKTDRDDPGSITQFLVPADTDGVSVGKKEDKLGLRASDTTTLIFEGARIPAEYQLTEEGRGLSAAFQILTGGRIAIGAQSVGLAQAALDAAVEYAQQREQFEQPISDFQAIRHKLAEMQTQVTAGRLLTHEAAQKKAAGAGMETAFLASQAKYFASEAAMDVTNEAVQIHGGYGYTTDFPVERFYRDAKILTIYEGTTEIQKKIIARHLLGDDA from the coding sequence ATGAATCTGAGTTCGGAGCAGGCCGCCGTCCGCGACGTGGTCCGCGAGTTCGCGGCGGAGGAGCTACGGCCGGTCGCGCGGGAGTGCGACGCGGAGCAGACCTTCCCCGAGGACGTCTGGGACGGGCTGGCGGAGCTGGACCTGACGGGGCTGACCGTCCCCGAGGAGTACGGCGGCTACGACGCCGACCCGGTGACCTACGCCATCATCAACGAGGAGCTGGCCCACGGGATGCTCGCCGTGGCGACCGCGCTGTCGGTCCACGGGCTCGCGACCTCCTGCATCGACGAGTTCGGCTCGCAGGACGTCCACGACGAGTGGCTCCCCGAGATGGTCGACGGTCGTCCAGTCGGCGCGTTCGCGCTCTCCGAGCCGGAGGCCGGCTCGAACCCCGCCGAGATGTCGACGACCGCCACCCGCGAGGGCGACGAGTTCGTCCTGAACGGCAAGAAGCAGTGGATCACGAACGGGAGCCGCGCCGGCGTCTACGTCGTCTTCGCGAAGACCGACCGCGACGACCCCGGTTCCATCACCCAGTTCCTCGTCCCCGCGGACACCGACGGCGTCAGCGTCGGCAAGAAGGAGGACAAGCTCGGTCTCCGTGCCTCGGACACGACGACGCTCATCTTCGAGGGCGCACGCATCCCCGCCGAGTACCAGCTCACCGAGGAGGGCCGCGGACTCTCCGCCGCGTTCCAGATCCTGACGGGCGGGCGCATCGCCATCGGTGCTCAGTCCGTCGGGCTCGCCCAGGCCGCCCTCGACGCCGCCGTCGAGTACGCACAGCAGCGCGAGCAGTTCGAGCAGCCGATCTCGGACTTCCAGGCCATCCGACACAAGCTCGCGGAGATGCAGACACAGGTCACGGCCGGTCGCCTGCTCACCCACGAGGCCGCCCAGAAGAAGGCAGCGGGCGCGGGTATGGAGACCGCGTTCCTCGCCAGCCAGGCGAAGTACTTCGCCAGCGAGGCCGCGATGGACGTGACCAACGAGGCCGTCCAGATACACGGCGGCTACGGCTACACAACCGACTTCCCGGTCGAGCGGTTCTACCGCGACGCCAAGATCCTCACCATCTACGAGGGCACCACGGAGATACAGAAGAAGATCATCGCACGGCACCTGCTCGGCGACGACGCCTGA
- a CDS encoding ATP-binding protein: MTDSSLESSDLVLETLVEHLPEGVLIEDAAREILLVNDRLCELLDIPSDPGELIGTDCEAVGEHAADRFADPDAFVTRLDELLERREPVHDEEVVLADGRTLERTYIPHDLPDGEANIWLYRDVTERASHEAELERQNERLAEFASVVSHDLRNPLSVATTSLQLAREESDSDHLDEIGRSLDRMDRLTTQLLTLAREGEQTEQLEPTPLSTLVSQSWNNVETDGATLENETAGIVLADWSRLGQLFENLFRNAVEHGPTSPRSHARGDAVEHGSTSPRSTSSHEDAVEHGSTSPRSHARGDEGTVTTDDLCVHVESDDDTIVVRDDGVGLTDPELEPEQLFETGFSTKPDGTGLGLGIVEEIAEAHDWTVDVEAVPDGGLRFEISGMTFQE; this comes from the coding sequence ATGACCGACAGCTCCCTGGAGTCCTCGGACCTCGTCCTCGAGACGCTGGTCGAGCACCTGCCGGAGGGCGTGCTCATCGAGGACGCCGCCAGGGAGATACTCCTCGTCAACGACCGCCTCTGCGAGCTGCTCGACATCCCCAGCGACCCCGGCGAGCTGATCGGCACCGACTGCGAGGCGGTCGGGGAACACGCCGCCGACAGGTTCGCCGACCCCGACGCGTTCGTCACCCGCCTCGACGAGCTGCTCGAACGGCGCGAGCCGGTCCACGACGAGGAGGTGGTCCTCGCGGACGGGCGGACGCTCGAACGGACCTACATCCCCCACGACCTGCCGGACGGGGAGGCGAACATCTGGCTCTACCGCGACGTGACCGAGCGCGCCAGCCACGAGGCGGAGCTCGAACGGCAGAACGAACGACTCGCGGAGTTCGCCTCCGTGGTGTCGCACGACCTGCGGAACCCCCTCAGCGTCGCGACGACGAGCCTCCAGCTCGCCCGCGAGGAGTCCGACAGCGACCACCTCGACGAGATAGGGCGCAGCCTCGACCGGATGGACAGGCTCACGACACAGCTGCTCACCCTCGCACGCGAGGGCGAGCAAACCGAACAGCTGGAGCCGACGCCGCTCTCGACGCTCGTCTCGCAGTCGTGGAACAACGTCGAGACTGACGGCGCGACGCTCGAGAACGAGACCGCGGGCATCGTGCTGGCCGACTGGAGCCGGCTGGGACAGCTGTTCGAGAACCTGTTCCGGAACGCCGTCGAGCACGGCCCGACGAGCCCCCGCTCGCACGCTCGCGGGGACGCCGTGGAACACGGTTCCACGAGCCCTCGTTCGACTTCGTCTCACGAGGACGCCGTCGAGCACGGCTCGACGAGCCCCCGCTCACATGCTCGCGGGGACGAGGGAACGGTGACGACGGACGACCTCTGCGTCCACGTCGAGTCGGACGACGACACCATCGTCGTCCGGGACGACGGCGTCGGTCTGACGGACCCCGAGCTGGAACCGGAGCAGCTGTTCGAGACCGGCTTCTCGACGAAGCCCGACGGGACCGGGCTCGGGCTCGGTATCGTCGAGGAGATCGCCGAAGCCCACGACTGGACGGTCGACGTCGAGGCGGTGCCGGACGGCGGCCTTCGATTCGAGATATCGGGGATGACGTTCCAGGAGTGA
- a CDS encoding OsmC family protein, translating to MSKEVHSVSEEGYSTENTIRDFETTVDATGEAAPDTLEALLAAYASCYVPALRVGAEQRQAGDLGRIEIDSTGELNDDDKLASVHFDVKVAGDIGDKGDAIVERAHELCKVGDAVKAELEAEVDIEGDAF from the coding sequence ATGTCCAAGGAAGTCCACAGCGTCTCCGAGGAGGGATACAGCACCGAGAACACGATCCGCGACTTCGAGACGACGGTCGACGCGACCGGCGAGGCTGCGCCCGACACACTCGAGGCGCTGCTCGCCGCCTACGCCTCCTGCTACGTCCCCGCGCTCCGTGTCGGCGCGGAGCAGCGGCAGGCCGGCGACCTCGGCCGCATCGAGATCGACTCGACCGGCGAGCTGAACGACGACGACAAGCTCGCGTCGGTCCACTTCGACGTGAAGGTCGCCGGCGACATCGGCGACAAGGGCGACGCCATCGTCGAGCGGGCCCACGAGCTCTGCAAGGTCGGTGACGCCGTGAAGGCGGAGCTCGAGGCCGAGGTCGACATCGAAGGCGACGCGTTCTGA
- a CDS encoding ubiquinol-cytochrome c reductase iron-sulfur subunit, which produces MDSDKYPTESDRRRFVKGVAGGAAMAAITTAAGAAIEGTTTGVGTGGGTVTYRAAKNTDGPAPRGIPQIPLELDDEGYLKGVWPEAEERELEDGTTVTVAEMELGGVTYSTQWFQYCGCQTFQNVQPESEHDNYMRYSANTRLDWQTEQTSIGERAHVDQFDDYAEWGNDIGEDGYGKPANCTWRSQEVDSEETLPIQIIRSTRVERAAEDDEWLAETTVDGFIAFLNKCTHFCCIPGFKDSSDAPKFGAANKSYCGCHQSVYDPFEIVERSFTALPRPDTDG; this is translated from the coding sequence ATGGATTCCGACAAGTATCCGACGGAGAGCGACAGACGACGGTTCGTCAAAGGTGTCGCGGGCGGTGCGGCGATGGCCGCCATCACGACCGCCGCCGGTGCCGCCATCGAGGGCACGACGACGGGCGTCGGCACCGGCGGTGGGACGGTCACCTACCGCGCGGCGAAGAACACCGACGGCCCCGCCCCCCGAGGCATCCCACAGATTCCGCTCGAACTCGACGACGAGGGCTACCTCAAAGGCGTCTGGCCCGAGGCAGAGGAGCGCGAGCTCGAGGACGGCACCACTGTCACCGTCGCCGAGATGGAACTCGGCGGTGTGACCTACTCCACGCAGTGGTTCCAGTACTGCGGCTGCCAGACGTTCCAGAACGTCCAGCCCGAGAGCGAGCACGACAACTACATGCGCTACAGCGCGAACACCCGCCTCGACTGGCAGACCGAACAGACGAGCATCGGCGAGCGCGCCCACGTCGACCAGTTCGACGACTACGCGGAGTGGGGCAACGACATCGGCGAGGACGGCTACGGCAAGCCCGCGAACTGCACCTGGCGCTCGCAGGAGGTCGACAGCGAGGAGACACTCCCCATCCAGATCATCCGCAGCACGCGCGTCGAGCGTGCCGCCGAGGACGACGAGTGGCTCGCCGAGACCACGGTCGACGGGTTCATCGCCTTCCTGAACAAGTGCACGCACTTCTGCTGTATCCCGGGGTTCAAGGACAGCAGCGACGCGCCGAAGTTCGGTGCCGCGAACAAGAGCTACTGCGGCTGCCACCAGTCCGTCTACGACCCGTTCGAGATCGTCGAACGGTCGTTCACCGCCCTCCCGCGGCCGGATACCGACGGTTGA
- a CDS encoding winged helix-turn-helix domain-containing protein, with the protein MDDERPIEEILDTIGDENAREVLAAVSEEPRSAKEVADFCDLSLPTVYRRIEMLKEHDLITSETLVARDGNHYDAFKSNFDATVIRLKEDEYDIRIYRKENLPDRFSSLWDELGR; encoded by the coding sequence GTGGACGACGAGCGGCCAATCGAAGAGATACTCGATACAATCGGCGACGAGAACGCACGGGAGGTCCTCGCAGCCGTGAGTGAGGAGCCACGGTCGGCGAAGGAGGTGGCCGACTTCTGTGACCTCTCGCTCCCCACCGTCTACCGCCGCATCGAGATGCTCAAAGAACACGACCTGATAACGTCGGAGACGCTCGTAGCCCGCGACGGGAACCACTACGACGCGTTCAAGTCGAACTTCGACGCCACCGTCATTCGACTCAAGGAAGATGAGTACGACATCCGTATCTACCGCAAGGAGAACCTGCCGGACCGCTTCTCCAGCCTCTGGGACGAACTCGGTCGGTGA
- a CDS encoding mechanosensitive ion channel family protein — MDRGRSPSIDGSGVFGVIPLQDNFQITPTPLIRWLDNVFSRIVTDFQGIAPNLVYALIYLVVGFLVARFVSGAVVKVTRRMGLDELAEDSPVGGFLPGRDLSRLLGQFATLYIYLLVGLLVMQELGIGRVAAAFNGAVEFLPTAIIAAVVVALGFWLADLVEDRMSDSELGDGQVGALFGAAVQVFVYLIAIAVGFGALAASTGAGGIAFSIIQAFALGFAIALGLAVGWVSKDHLAGADGDGTDEDGADE, encoded by the coding sequence GTGGACAGAGGACGGTCACCGAGCATCGACGGCAGCGGGGTGTTCGGCGTGATTCCCCTCCAGGACAACTTCCAGATCACGCCGACGCCGCTCATCCGGTGGCTGGACAACGTGTTCTCGCGCATCGTCACCGACTTCCAGGGCATCGCGCCGAACCTGGTGTACGCGCTCATCTACCTGGTCGTGGGCTTCCTCGTCGCCAGGTTCGTCTCGGGCGCGGTCGTGAAGGTGACGCGACGGATGGGGCTGGACGAGCTGGCCGAGGACTCGCCCGTCGGCGGGTTCCTCCCCGGCCGTGACCTGAGCCGACTGCTCGGCCAGTTCGCGACGCTGTACATCTACCTGCTCGTCGGACTACTGGTGATGCAGGAGCTCGGCATCGGCCGGGTCGCCGCCGCGTTCAACGGTGCCGTGGAGTTCCTCCCGACCGCCATCATCGCGGCCGTCGTGGTGGCGCTCGGCTTCTGGCTGGCCGACCTCGTCGAGGACCGCATGAGCGACTCCGAGCTGGGCGACGGGCAGGTCGGCGCGCTGTTCGGTGCCGCCGTCCAGGTGTTCGTCTACCTCATCGCCATCGCGGTCGGCTTCGGTGCGCTGGCGGCGTCGACCGGCGCGGGCGGCATCGCGTTCTCGATCATCCAGGCGTTCGCACTCGGCTTCGCTATCGCGCTCGGCCTCGCCGTCGGCTGGGTGAGCAAGGACCACCTCGCCGGCGCGGACGGGGACGGCACGGACGAAGACGGCGCGGACGAGTAG
- a CDS encoding DUF7835 family putative zinc beta-ribbon protein, whose product MATTDDSIDGLTEHCDHCGTETLHKVSVQIITESSKRENAQFSREPYRVKECQTCGERSSQRMNNA is encoded by the coding sequence ATGGCAACGACTGACGACTCCATAGACGGGTTGACCGAACACTGCGACCACTGCGGTACGGAGACGCTGCACAAGGTTTCCGTCCAGATCATCACCGAGAGCAGCAAGCGTGAGAACGCCCAGTTCTCCCGCGAGCCGTACCGCGTGAAGGAGTGCCAGACCTGCGGCGAGCGCTCCAGCCAGCGGATGAACAACGCCTGA